A single region of the Brassica rapa cultivar Chiifu-401-42 chromosome A03, CAAS_Brap_v3.01, whole genome shotgun sequence genome encodes:
- the LOC103857361 gene encoding uncharacterized protein LOC103857361, whose translation MASISTWFRYMAHKLEYSLTLSLKSHRREKLSDRELIQIIFKNLFHGKITYLHSGKGVEMSPTMAAHENTLLVRKIPIANTRYLFVGDAVVLKDPNDSDKYLVRRLAAVEGFEMVSGDAKEEPFVLEKDQCWVVAENKDIKAKEAYDSRTFGPVSTADIVGRAIYCLRTAVDHGPVRNSHTAMGQDSPILAVELDVDEMAKNHKAQ comes from the exons ATGGCCTCAATCTCGACATGGTTCAGATACATGGCACACAAGCTCGAATACTCCCTCACCCTCAGTCTCAAg AGTCATAGGAGAGAAAAACTGAGTGACAGAGAACTCATTCAAATCATCTTCAAGAATCTATTCCATGGGAAGATAACCTACTTACATTCTGGCAAAGGAGTAGAGATGTCCCCAACCATGGCTGCACACGAGAACACGCTTCTTGTCCGTAAGATACCAATTGCTAACACCAG GTATCTGTTCGTTGGAGATGCTGTGGTCTTAAAGGACCCAAACgattcagacaagtatctggtgAGAAGATTAGCAGCCGTAGAAGGATTCGAAATGGTATCAGGTGATGCAAAGGAGGAACCTTTTGTCCTCGAGAAGGATCAGTGTTGGGTAGTTGCTGAAAACAAGGATATCAAAGCTAAG GAAGCATACGATAGTCGAACATTTGGTCCAGTTTCAACTGCAGACATTGTTGGAAGAGCTATATATTGTCTGAGAACAGCCGTGGATCATGGTCCCGTTCGAAACAG TCACACTGCGATGGGACAAGATTCTCCAATCCTGGCAGTAGAATTGGACGTGGACGAGATGGCTAAAAACCACAAGGCAcaataa
- the LOC103857362 gene encoding uncharacterized protein LOC103857362 isoform X1 — MNFKGIAWVENVYQRFEAVCLELEDLIVQDTAKYVESQVQTVGNSMKQFYSDMVQDLLPDDSVVSEKPLPVSMLHEYAPVCSFQKKRESFSGKNRDVNQEQEVTEGEKSGCEMKLRGLDADSTIPSTVHNTRLINDVGTVKSSDSPQGEVARLNSKEEDSMQTSSSSVPEQLSGRSVEESCIIVDRDELHCVFPDKKENDKHKPYKKIRDAIFSRMKQNREKEYKRLAQQCYAEDVVNGRECGDNPERIEENQSAEESEWELL; from the exons atgaattttaaaggTATAGCATGGGTTGAAAACGTCTACCAAAGGTTTGAAGCAGTGTGCTTAGAGCTTGAAGATCTTATTGTCCAG GACACAGCTAAATACGTTGAGAGCCAAGTTCAAACTGTTGGAAACTCTATGAAGCAATTCTATTCGGATATGGTTCAAGATCTGCTTCCAGATGACTCCGTAGTTTCGGAAAAGCCATTACCTGTTTCTATGTTACATGAATACGCTCCTGTTTGTTCCTTccagaagaaaagagaaagctTCAGCGGGAAAAACAGAGATGTGAATCAAGAACAAGAGGTAACTGAGGGGGAAAAGAGTGGATGTGAAATGAAATTGCGTGGTCTTGATGCAGACTCGACTATTCCATCAACGGTTCATAATACTCGTCTCATAAATGATGTTGGAACTGTAAAGTCAAGTGATTCTCCTCAAGGTGAAGTAGCAAGACTCAACTCTAAAGAGGAGGATTCGATGCAAACTAGTTCGAGTTCTGTCCCAGAACAGCTTAGTGGAAGATCAGTTGAAGAAAGCTGTATCATTGTGGATAGAGACGAACTGCATTGTGTTTTTCCTGACAAGAAGGAGAATGACAAACACAAACCTTACAAG AAGATCCGAGACGCTATATTTTCAAGAATGAAgcaaaacagagaaaaagaaTACAAGCGACTTGCGCAACAATGCTACGCTGAAGATGTTGTAAATGGTAGAGAATGTGGTGACAATCCGGAACGGATTGAGGAAAACCAATCAGCAGAAGAATCTGAATGGGAGCTTCTATAA
- the LOC103857360 gene encoding rho-N domain-containing protein 1, chloroplastic: MALLSGTLQLTSNYIPGYGVSDSRRFSNSVVSRRALAVSPFSSCLVHIQNGRYAPKMISFVCRATSSGHRRNNPDFSRNNRNGFRGNRNRRNEDRDGLDGGGGGGLEDSEMLSSKNGPVFSLSSSPKFQATSSPGPREKEIVDLFRKVQAQLRARAAAKKEDKKTEEASKGQGGKETETVDSLLKLLRKHSGEQSKKNVSNFDSEKQLQGDDDDDDDDAERQVHSSNNFDSRNRDHNATRFTRPASSFRRNSPVPRHKPQSSYSSEAIFDEASSYSVTWTQKKDQVVEPEPEYEPGLALLESEPELKPESFYDEEDEDHDVLVDELSNDDDESVNAEEETEKNEDLSALKLIELRAIAKSRGLKGISKMKKAELLNLLCSNKA, from the exons ATGGCGCTTTTATCAGGAACTTTGCAGCTTACTTCTAATTACATTCCTG GTTATGGAGTTTCAGACAGCAGGAGGTTCTCTAACTCTGTTGTGTCTAGAAGAGCACTTGCTGTATCACCTTTCTCTTCCTGTCTTGTTCACATCCAGAATGGACGATATGCCCCTAAGATGATTTCATTTGTGTGCCGAGCAACTTCTTCTGGCCATAGGAGAAACAATCCTGATTTCTCAAGAAACAATAGGAATGGTTTCAGAGGTAATAGGAACAGGCGGAACGAAGATAGAGACGGTTTagacggtggtggtggtggtggtcttGAAGACTCTGAAATGCTGTCTTCCAAGAACGGTCCTGTGTTCTCTCTGTCCAGTTCCCCGAAGTTCCAGGCTACTTCATCACCTGGaccaagagagaaagagatagtGGATCTTTTCAGGAAAGTCCAAGCTCAGCTCCGAGCTCGAGCTGCTGCTAAGAAAGAAGATAAGAAGACTGAAGAGGCTTCTAAAGGGCAAGGAGGAAAAGAGACTGAGACTGTGGACTCTCTTCTTAAGTTACTGAGGAAGCACTCAGGAGAACAGAGCAAAAAGAACGTTAGCAACTTTGATTCTGAAAAGCAGCTAcaaggagatgatgatgatgatgatgatgatgctgaaAGACAGGTTCACAGTTCCAATAATTTTGATTCGCGAAACAGGGATCATAATGCAACACGTTTTACCAGGCCAGCCTCAAGCTTCAGACGCAATTCGCCTGTACCCAGACATAAACCTCAGTCCAGTTACTCTAGTGAGGCCATTTTTGATGAGGCGTCAAGTTACAGTGTGACTTGGACTCAGAAAAAGGATCAAGTAGTAGAACCTGAGCCTGAATATGAACCAGGACTTGCCCTTCTGGAATCAGAGCCAGAGCTAAAACCAGAGTCATTTTACGATGAGGAGGATGAAGATCATGATGTCCTTGTAGATGAATTAtcaaatgatgatgatgagtctGTCAATGCCGAGGAAGAAACTGAGAAAAATGAAGACTTGAGTGCACTGAAGTTGATAGAACTCAGAGCTATAGCAAAATCAAGGGGTCTTAAAGGGATTTCAAAGATGAAGAAAGCAGAGCTGTTGAATTTGCTGTGTAGTAATAAAGCATGA
- the LOC103857362 gene encoding uncharacterized protein LOC103857362 isoform X2, producing the protein MKQFYSDMVQDLLPDDSVVSEKPLPVSMLHEYAPVCSFQKKRESFSGKNRDVNQEQEVTEGEKSGCEMKLRGLDADSTIPSTVHNTRLINDVGTVKSSDSPQGEVARLNSKEEDSMQTSSSSVPEQLSGRSVEESCIIVDRDELHCVFPDKKENDKHKPYKKIRDAIFSRMKQNREKEYKRLAQQCYAEDVVNGRECGDNPERIEENQSAEESEWELL; encoded by the exons ATGAAGCAATTCTATTCGGATATGGTTCAAGATCTGCTTCCAGATGACTCCGTAGTTTCGGAAAAGCCATTACCTGTTTCTATGTTACATGAATACGCTCCTGTTTGTTCCTTccagaagaaaagagaaagctTCAGCGGGAAAAACAGAGATGTGAATCAAGAACAAGAGGTAACTGAGGGGGAAAAGAGTGGATGTGAAATGAAATTGCGTGGTCTTGATGCAGACTCGACTATTCCATCAACGGTTCATAATACTCGTCTCATAAATGATGTTGGAACTGTAAAGTCAAGTGATTCTCCTCAAGGTGAAGTAGCAAGACTCAACTCTAAAGAGGAGGATTCGATGCAAACTAGTTCGAGTTCTGTCCCAGAACAGCTTAGTGGAAGATCAGTTGAAGAAAGCTGTATCATTGTGGATAGAGACGAACTGCATTGTGTTTTTCCTGACAAGAAGGAGAATGACAAACACAAACCTTACAAG AAGATCCGAGACGCTATATTTTCAAGAATGAAgcaaaacagagaaaaagaaTACAAGCGACTTGCGCAACAATGCTACGCTGAAGATGTTGTAAATGGTAGAGAATGTGGTGACAATCCGGAACGGATTGAGGAAAACCAATCAGCAGAAGAATCTGAATGGGAGCTTCTATAA